Below is a window of Fervidobacterium pennivorans DSM 9078 DNA.
ACCTTTTTATGGTATGGCATGAAAATATCTACAGCCATTCCTTGCTTTTCTAGATACTTTGGTAATGCTCCAACAACGTCTGCGAGTCCACCAACTTTGGCAAATGGATAAACTTCGTAAGACACCATGGCAATTTTCATATTTCTCACCTCCTGAAATAGTCATCACTCCTTACATGTTCGTCATGCGTAAAAACTATGTAATCACACTTCCGACCAATGGTATTAATGAACCTTGCGCAATCATCTTTTCTCAACCATCTTATTATATCATAAAACTCTACGCGATTCATAACTATATCCCCAGTATACAGAATTTTGCCCATGTTTTCTGTATCTATGACAAACGAACAGTGCTCTTTTGCATGCCAAGGAGTGTGAAATACTACAACTTTTCCATCGAATAGTTTCATCCCAGCATCAATTTCCACTACATTTTTCCAAGAGTTTATGATTTCAAGGTAGAGTTTACTCTTGAATAACCCGAATTTGTTGTATGGTTTTGCTTTGTAAGCACCATGAATATAGACAGTAGCGTTTGGGAAAAATCTTGTTGCATAGGCATGGTCTAAGTGTAAATGAGTCAGTAGAATATCTGTCACATCCTCCAAGTTTATATTATGATTTTCAAAATATTCTTCCAAAAATCCGAAAGAAGTGTAATCGCCAGGGTCGATAAGTATTTTACGGTCATTTTGTGTCAGAAGAACTGGAGTAGAGTATGCAACTTCCACATTCTTTGGGATTCTTATGCTTCCACCGTTGTTTATGATTGTTGCTACCATGTAGAGCCACCTCCATACTTATTTACCCTTTCAACTCTTCTTTTACACTCAACTATTTTAGCATCTAAACGATTCATTAACAATACTCTACAAAATGTCTGTTGAAAACTCTACGTTTCATGTGGTATAATACTTACACCCAGTAATTAGATGGAGGTGGAAATATGAAGTACAGATGTACCGTTTGTGGTTACATTTATGACCCAGAAGTTGGAGACCCAGATTCCGGAATTGAACCAGGCACACCTTTCGAAAATCTTCCTGATGACTGGACATGCCCGGTTTGTGGAGTAAGTAAAGATATGTTTGAACCTCTTGAAGACTAAGAACGTTGAGAAAATAAGGACGCACTAACACGTAGTTTTAACTTGCTAGATTTCATTTGTATTTTTCAAAAGTTCAAAATTCGGGGGGCATGCCCCCCGATTTATGTATAGATAGCTTATATATGAAAAAACCAAATTAGCTTCGGAGGGATATGAATGTCTAATAACGGTCAAGTTAGAGTAAGATTTGCCCCAAGTCCAACAGGTTATCTGCATGTTGGTGGTGCAAGAACAGCTTTATTTAACTATCTCTTTGCAAGGAAAACAAACGGAAAATTCATTTTAAGAATTGAGGACACAGACCTTGAAAGGTCCGAAAAAGTTTTCGAAGAACAACTCATCAATGCTTTAAGGTGGCTTGGGTTAGATTGGGACGAAGGACCAGATATTGGTGGTCCGTACGGTCCGTACAGGCAGAGCGAACGGACAGAGCTATACCATTACTATGCACAAGAATTGATAAAGCAAGGGAAAGCTTACGAGGTTTACGCCTACCCGGAGGAAATTGAACAACTTCGTGAGAAACTACTTGCTGAAGGCAAGGCACCGCATTACACGCGTGAGATGCTTGAACCATACAATACTGCAGAAAGAAAAAGAGAGTACGAAGAAAAAGGGTTGAGACCTGCGATTTACTTCTCTATGCCTCGGAAGGATTATGTAATCAATGATGTTGTAAAAGGTGAGGTTGTATTCAAAGCTGGCAGTGTTGGTGACTTCGCACTTTTGAGAAGTAACGGCATGCCTACGTATAACTACGCTTGTGTTATTGATGATGGTCTCATGAAAATAACCCATGTGCTAAGAGGGGACGACCACCTTTCCAACACTGTAAAACAAGTTGCGCTGTATGAAGCACTTGGTTGGCCTGTTCCTGTGTTTGGTCATGTGTCGATGATTCTTGGACCTGACGGAAGTAAACTTAGCAAGCGCCATGGTGCTACTTCAGTCGAAGAATTCAAAGCAAGAGGATACTTACCAGAAGCTTTGGTCAATTTCCTAGCACTTCTTGGTTGGTCGCATCCAGAGGGGAAGGAAATCCTTACAAAAGAGGAACTCATAAGCAGTTTCTCCTTGGAACGATTGGTTAAAAACCCAGCTATTTTCAATCCTGATAAATTGAGATGGATGAACTCCGAGCATATCAGGATGAAGGATACCAAAGAATTAGTAAAACTTGCGAAAATGTTCATCAACAGAGACGTTGACGAGGCTTATTTAGAAAAAGTTATTGTAGCTGTAAAAGACAGAATCGAAGAACTCTCCCAACTGCCAGAGTTAACAGATTTCTTCTTCGAAAGACCGAATGTTTCCGTAGAAAAAACCCCAGAAGCTGTTGAAACGTATAAAGCCCTACTTGAAGAGTTACAAAAGGTAGAAGTTTGGAATAAGGAAAACATATATGCTTCGTTTAAAACAGCGATGAAAAATGCAAAACTAAAAGGTAAAGACTTTTACATGACACTCAGGCTTATTTTAACAGGTAAGAACGAGGGACCAGAGTTGATAGATATTCTTGAAATACTTGGGAAGGAAGAAGTCATAGCACGTATTCAAAATTATTTAAACGCGTAAATTAAATTAACCAAAGAGTGGTGAATAACAATGAAAAAAGTGTATATCACCGATACTTTGACAAAAGAAAAAGTTCCGCTCGAACCTGTTGAACCCGGTATCGTAAAGATGTACGTATGCGGTCCAACTGTCTATAACTATATTCACATTGGCAATGCACGTCCAATGGTTGTTTTCGATGCGTTTAGAAGGTTTCTTGAGTTTATCGGATACAAGGTTATAATGGTTCAAAACTTCACAGATATAGATGATAAGATTATTAATGAAGCAAGAGAATGGGGAGTAGATTGGAAAACCGTTGCGGACACTTTTATTGCTGAATACTTCCATGATGCACATTCTCTCGGAGTGCGTGCAGCAAACTTTCACCCAAGAACCACGGATTTCGTGGATGACATAGTAAACGCTGTTCAAAGAATAATAGAAAATGGTTATGGATATGTTGCAGCAAATGGTGATGTATATTTCAGTGTAAGAAAATTGACAGACTACGGTAAGCTATCAGGCAAGAATCCGGACGATTTAAGAGCAGGGGCAAGGGTTGATGTCAATGAATTAAAACGTGACCCGCTTGATTTTGTCTTGTGGAAATCTGCTAAACCGGGGGAACCAACCTGGGATAGTCCATGGTGTTTAGGCAGACCTGGTTGGCATATCGAATGTTCAGTGATGTCACAAAAATTGCTGGGTGATATGTTTGACATCCATGGTGGTGGGGAGGACCTCATATTTCCGCATCATGAAGATGAAATAGCGCAAAGTGAAGCATTAACCGGGAAACCTCCCGCGAAGTATTGGATGCACAATGGAATGATAATAGTTCGCGGAGATAAGATGAGTAAATCATTGGGAAACACTTTCCTGGTTAGAGAGGCTGTAAAGAAATACGGCAAAGACGGTGTGAAACTCTTTTTATTGTCGAAACACTACAGGTCACCAATTGAGTTCTCAGATGAAGTGCTTGAAGATAATTCAAAAGCAGCCCAAAGGGTTCTTGCAGCATTAAATAGATTTAGGGAAAAATATCCGTATCCACTGGTTCCGAAAGAAGATGCAGAAATGAAAGAATTGGTTCAAAGGTTTGTTGAGGCACTGTCTGACGATTTCAACACTCCTGTAGCGCTTTCTATCATCTTTGATGTCGTTCGCGAATTAAATAAGGCGATGGATAATGGAGACGATGGAAGAGCGTTAAGGATGTATCACCTAATTAAACGAGTATTTGGACCGGTTCTTGGAGTTTTTGACACGGAGAGTGAGAAAAAAGCACCGACTTCAGCTGTTTCGAGCAATTTTGAGACTTTAATAAGGTCACTTGTAGAGGTGCGAAATGAATTTAGAAAATCAAAACAGTTTGATTTTGCTGATAGAATTAGAAATGTTTTGGCTGAATCTGGTATTAAGTTGTACGATACGCCTGAGGGAACAAAATACGAAATCGTTGAGAAGGAAGAAAAATAAGAAGTGGTGGAGGGAGCAAAATGAGGTATTCTCAATTTTACGCACCAACGCTCAAAGAAGCACCAGCCGATTCCGAAGTTCCAAGTCAAGAATTGCTTATCAGAGGAGGGTTTATACGTAAAATTGCAGCAGGTATCTATTCTTACCTGCCGCTTGGTAGACGTGTGCTACTTAAGATTGAAAGAATAGTCAGAGAAGAAATGGACAAGATAGGTGCTAATGAAATCCTGATGCCAATAATTCAACCCGCTGAATTGTGGAAACAGTCCGGCAGGTGGGATGATTACGGACCAGAGATGATGAAACTTAAAGATAGGCATGACAGAGAATTTACACTTGGTCCTACGCATGAGGAGTTAGTAACATTTTTAGTGCAAAACGAACTCAACAGCTATAGACAATTACCAATAACTCTCTATCAAATTGCCAACAAATACCGTGATGAAATCCGACCAAGATTTGGAGTGCTGAGAGCTCGTGAATTCATAATGAAAGATGGTTACAGTTTCCATGATAGCTGGGAATCCTTAGATGAAACGTACAGAGCTCACAGGGAAGCGTATTCAAATATAATGGAACGCATAGGGCTAAAGTATGCAATTGTTGAGGCGTCTTCAGGAGCTATAGGTGGTAGCGAAAGTCATGAATTTGTAGCCTTTGCCAATACCGGAGAAAGCAACATTTTGTATTGTGATTGTGGATATGCGGGAAATGACGAGCGTGTTCCGTATGTTGGAGAAGTTGTTTACGAAAATGAAGAAGAGAAACCTATAGAAAAGGTTTATACCCCGAACGTAAGGACAGTAGAAGATGTTGCTAATTTCCTCAATGTTCCTGTAAGAAAAATAGTGAAAACACTCATTTACAAAGGCAGAAATGGTTACTACATGGCTCTTGTTCCTGGTGACAGAGAGCTCAACGAGGAAAAGTTGAAGGCATTTGTTAACGACCAGTCCCTTACCTTTGCTACACCTGATGAGATATTCAGAGACTTCGGAGTGCCAATTGGATTCTTAGGCCCTGTAGGAGTCAAGGGTATAAAGATTATAGCCGACAACCAGGTCAAGGGTATGAAAAATTTTGTAGTTGGTGGTATGGAGAAAGATTACCACTATGTCAATGTCAACGTTGGTCGGGACTTTGTCCCTGATGAATGGACTGACCTTGTTGTTGCTATTGCTGGGGACCCTTGTCCGGTTTGTGGAAAACCTTTAAACATGAAGAAAGGAATTGAATTAGGACACATCTTTAAACTTGGAACAAAGTATTCAGAAGCGATGGGGACAAAATATATGGACAGAGATGGGCAGCTAAAACCATTCATAATGGGATGCTACGGCTGGGGTATCTCGAGAACAATGGGTGCGATTGTAGAACAGCTTCACGATGACAAAGGTATCATATGGCCAATTTCTGTTGCTCCATTTACAACAATCATTACTCCTGTTAGCAACAACGAGAATCTGATGAAATTTGCGACAGAGCTTTACAATTACCTAATTGAGCGTAACGAAGAAGTGCTCTTCGACGATAGAAATGTATCGCCTGGTGTCAAATTCAGCGACGCAGACTTAATAGGAATACCATTTAGAATAACGGCTGGTAAGGCTTTGAACGAAGGCTTTGTTGAAATTAAGTGGAGAACTGGTCATCAGTTCAGAATAGAAGCAGATTTTGAAAAAATTTACCGATTCTTACAAGAATCGAAAGAGAAATACAATCCACACGAAAGAGCATAAACTGATTAGAGCCAAACCACCCGAGACAAAATGTCGAAGGGTGGTTTGTTTTAAATTCTTTCTTCAAAGCTTTTATGCACAACTTCCGGAGTTTACGTTATTGAAAGGAGGTGTTTGAATATGTCCATCCCGGGTGTTGAGAAGGAAGGAAAATATATTTACAGGATTAAAAAAACGGGCAATATGAGGGTTGATGCAATAGTTCTTGCTGATTACGAAACTATCGATGAGGAAGCTATTGAACAACTTAAAAATGTGGCAACATTACCGGGAATTGTGAAAGCAGCATACGCTATGCCTGATATACATTGGGGATACGGCTTTCCTATTGGTGGTGTTGCAGCATTCGATTTAGAAGATGGAATAATAAGCCCCGGCGGGGTTGGCTTTGACATAAATTGCGGTGTCAGAATGCTGGTAGTAGATGGCAATTCCGATATTGTAAAGAAGAACTTGGAAAGTCTCATCAAACGCATCTACGAAAGCGTACCTGTTGGAGTCGGTGAAACAAGCGATTTAAGGTTTTCAAAAAACGACTTTAAAAAGATCGTAGAGCAAGGAGTCAGGAAAGTTATTGAAATGGGCTATGGAACAGAAGAAGATTTGTTGCGAATAGAAGACAGAGGAACATTAGAAGACTGCGACTTTTCTGATGTTAGTGAAGAAGCGTATGAGAGAGGGAAAGATGAACTAGGAACACTTGGTGCAGGAAACCATTTCATTGAGATACAACTAGTAGAAGAAGTATATGATGAGGAAATCGCATCTGTGTTTGGTATTAAAAAGGGAGATATAACGATACTTATACATACCGGTAGCAGAGGCTTTGGACACCAGATAGCAACCGATTACATAAAATACATGAGAGACAACCTCAAAGACCACAACAAGAATCTACCAGACAAACAGCTTATCAATGCGCCCTTTAAAAGCGAGTGGGGACAAGCATATTACAGCGCGATGAACTGCGCTGCGAATTACGCGTTTGCAAACAGGCAAATCATAACTCACATGATTAGAAAAGCGTTCAAAAGTGTGGTTGGAATGAATGTCAGGCTTGTTTATGACGTTGCACACAACATTGCAAAAGTGGAGGAATACGAAATAGATGGAAGGAAAAGAAAAGTGATTGTTCACAGAAAAGGAGCAACACGAGCATTTGGACCTGGGAACGCAGCACTTCCAGAGATATTCAAAAAAACTGGACAACCAGTCATTATACCAGGGAGTATGGGAACAGCGTCTTACATACTTGTTGGAACCAAAAAAGCTGAAGAAATGACCTTTGGTTCAACGGCTCACGGAGCAGGTAGAGCACTTGGAAGAAGAGAGGCAACGAGAGAGTTAACGGTAAACCATGTCTTGAAAGAACTTGAATCAAAGGGCATTAAAATCATGGCGAAGTCTAAGAAAGGTATAGTAGAAGAAGCTCCGGAAGCTTACAAAAATGTTGATAAAGTGGTTCAAATTGTCGATGAACTTGGAATTTCTTTGAAGATAGCCAAGTGTATTCCACTTGGAGTGGTTAAAGGATGAGTCAAGAAAGTGGCAAATTCAAGTTTCACAAAAATAAAAATGAATTCTTTTTAACGCTTGAGGGAGTTTTTTCTTCGTTTTACTTTGTTCTAACTCAAACAGCAATCTTCACAGCAGTAGCTATCTACTTCGGACTTAATGAAGTATGGTTAGGACTTGCTGCGTCATTCCCTATGGCGTTCCAGATATTTCAGCTTTTTGCACCTGCTGTTATCGAAAAATTTTCTAGTAAGAAAATGCTTTTAGCATTCTTCAATTCAGGACGATTCTTGTGGGTAGTGCTACTTCCATTTTTGTTTGTTGAGCAAAGAAGCCCAAAGCTTTTTATTGCTGTCTTTGCTTTGAGTCAAATCTTTGCTGCTTTTGCAGGTAATATCTGGGTCAGTATGATTTCAGACATGATACCAGAAGAGCGAAGGGGTAAATACCTGGGCTTAAGAAACTTTTTTGTTTCGCTTTCAACGTTATTGGTGTTTTATTTGTTTTCAGTTATAAACGACAATGTCAAAATTCCATTTAACTTTCTATTGATAATTACTGCTACATTGCTTGGAAGTTTCCTGTCGCTCCTTACATTGATGCCTCTTGAAGAAAGAAGGGCAACTAAAACAGGAACTGTTAATGATTTAAAACTTGTCCTTGCAGATAAGAACTTTATGAAATTATCCAAAGCCTATTTTGCTTGGAACTTCGTGGTACTTCTGGCAGCACCTTTTTTTCCTTACCATCAACTCCACAATCTTAAATTACCCATGACCTATATCAGCTATGCTTCCATAACAGCTTCAGTTTTGTCTATGGTATTTTACACGATTTGGGGAAAGCTCTCCGATGAATTTGGTCACAAAAGTGTTTTAATTGCTGGTTTATCTATAGTGTCAATAACGCCAGCTATTTGGATATTGATGAACGAAAGAGATTGGATTTTGGCCTTGGCTTTGGATGCAGTTCTATCAGGTGTAGGTTGGGCAGCAGTGAACCTTGCGTTTATAACCCTTCCGATGGAAACGGCGTCTTCGAATTCACCAATGTATTTTGCAGTTTTCTCTGCCCTTGGTGGTTTGGGCGGAATGATTGGTTCTCTTGTTGGTGGTCCCTTAGCAAGTTTTTTCAACTCCTTTGATTTCTATATAGGTGATTTCCATATTTACGGACTCCAGATATTTTTCATAATGGAAAGCGCATTGAGATATTCCGTAATTCCGTTGTTTGCAAAGATATCAAGTAGAAAATACGTTTCTTTACCGACGCTGTTTACAAACGTGCTTTCAATTTTGTCCGGAAGGCATGTTGTGAGAATTCATGAAGGAAACCGTTCAGATGTTATTATAGGTAGAAAAAGAATAAGCCGTTGGTGGTAATAGATAAGGGCTGGGAAATCCCAGCCCTTATTCATTAATGTTTACAAATTCGCTTAATCTTCTGAATTTTCACTTTCAACTTCTACGATTTCAGGAATTTTTACCTCATATTCTTCGTCTGACAAAATTCCGTTTACAAACACTATCTTTGGTGAATCTATACCATTGAAATTTGTTCCATACTCGGTAGTGTAAGCACCTGCTGTATGAAAGTATACAATATCTCCAAGTGTTGTGCTTTTTGGTAATTGAGCATCATAGTACATCACATCAACGCTATCGCATGTAGGCCCAGCGAGGACAAAGGTATCGAGTTCTTCATCTTCTTTACCGTCAACAGTTATTCGGTAGCGTATGTTCTGAATTGTTTCTGTCAGGCCATGGAACACACCCGCATCAAGGTATAACCAGTTCTCCTCACCTTTTTTACTTCTCAAGATAACTTTTGTAATCATAATTCCTGCATTTCCAACCATCGACCTACCGGGTTCTACGATGACGGTTATATTATCGCCCAGGTATTCTTCCACAGCCTCGTTTATTACTTTTGCTATTTGCTTGACAGTTGGTATGTCCCTAACGTATTTGACAGGCATCCCACCGCCTGTGTTAATCATGGACAAGTTGATACCAAATTCCTTTGCTTCTTCAAACACAACGGAAGCTTCCCTTATAGCTGTTCGCCAGTTTTCAGGGTTGTAGTTTTGAGAACCAACGTGGAAACTCAAACCTATGGGGTTCAATCCTAATGTTTTCGCATATTTTACTAGTTCAATCGCATGACTTACGCTTGTTCCAAACTTTCTTGTAAGCGGCCAATCAGCATCGTCTTCCATGCCGTTTGTACTTATTCTGACGTAAATATCTGAGCCAGGAGCAACCATGGCTATCTTTTCTAGTTCCATTTCGGAATCTACAGCGAACATCCTAATGCCATGGTCGTATGCAAATTTTATATCTTCTAACTTTTTAATTGTGTTTCCGAAACTCATTCTGTATGGTTCCACACCAAGTGAAAGTAATTTTTCGATTTCACCACGTGATGCCACATCAAAATGGCTTCCTAAATCTCTCAGAAGCTTTACAATTTCGACATGAGAATTTGCTTTGACGGCGTAGTAGACCTTACAATTTCTAATATTATTAACTAAGTTCATGTAATTTTGCTTTATCACGTTCAAATCCATCACTAAAACAGGCGTTCCATAAATCTCTGCAATTTGTCTGAGTTGTTCCATCTCTTTATATACCTCCTTGTGTAAATTGTCGGTCTTATGATAGAATATATTTGCCAGAATATACATAAACAGAAGTTTAAAATACAGTGTTGGTATGTTACAATCTGTATAACATAACATTGGGGGGAAAGAAGTGACCAAAAAGACTTTGATATTTGTATTTTCGTTGTTCTTGATAGGTTCTGTCTCCTTGTTCTTCTCGAAACCATTTGTTTTTAGTTACGACATACGAATGATTATTGCTTCATTGATAGCTATGTTTTTAGCTCAGTATATTGAAATTCCCATTGGTGGGGTTAGATTCACTGCCAAGCCTTTTTTGTACCTGTTTTTAATTCCTTTTATCACTCCGGAAACGGTAATGTTTCTCTCATTGCTCACGATACCTCTAGTAAAGAAAATTCCTTGGCAAACAAAGCTTCTTAGATTAGCTTTTGAGTTCTTGCAATTTTCAGTAGGTATCTTTTTTTTCAAACATGCTATTTATGACTATCTATCGCTGGTTTATTTCGCTGCCGGTTATTTTGCCACAAACGTTATACTCAGTTTTGTTTACATACCCTTTTTTACAAAGACGAACTTGAAGAACTATCTTAGTGTAGGATTTCTTGTGTTTTTACTAGGTCTCTACGCCTCTTTGATTGTAACCACGCTTTACATTTTGCCAGAAGTGAAGTTGACTTATTTGATTTTTACATTTCTACTCTACGCTGGTTTTTTGGTCCAGCTGCATTATACTGTAACAGCACAAGTGTGGTATCAAGAATTGAAGTACGAGCAGGATGAGATTAAGAGAGAAATTGAAAACCTTTCAAAGATACCAGCTGTCTTGGAAGAACTGGGAAGGGAGGATGTAGATAAAGTATTAAGTGATCTACTTGAAGTATCGTGTAAAATGATAGGTTTTTCTGCTGCGTTGCTGAACTTATTTGATTATAAGTCAGGTAGGGTTGTAAGAGTTGCAAAGTATGGGATTAAAGACGAAGATTTCGAGATGTTAAAAAGCAGACAACCGCAGATAAAAGATACACTGGTACTGATGCAGAGTCGTTTTGACTCAGGAGGGGTTTATTTTATTCCGAAAGGTAGTATTAATTTGGATCAGACGTATGTTTTCAGACCATTAGAATATGCTATGCTAGATGTTGATAATGCATGGGACCCGGATGATTTATTCCTTGTGCCATTAATATACAATAACAAGACAATTGGATACATCAGCTTCGACAAACCTATCAATGGTTTAAGACCGGCAAAAAGGGAAATCGAATTGTCAAAGTTTTTTGCTTGGCAATTTGTACAAATTGTAAAAGAAAGTAAGTATCGAGGATTTTTCTTAAGTTACTACCCAGAAGAAACTACAGTCTCAGAATTAATGGAAGAAATATCGAAAGCTATAGAGATGAAACGAACTTTTTCGTTCGTGTATTTGGACATAGATAATTTTGATAAGCTTAATCTTGAAAAAGGCTATGCTTTTGGCGATGAGATATTGCGAGAAATCAAGAAATCTTTAGAAAATGAAGTAAGAAACTATGGGTTTTACACTCGTATAGGTGATGAGTTTATGATTTTGCTGTGGACAAAAAGCAAGTCGGATGCAATGATTTTAGTCCAAAAAGTAATTGAAAATGTTAAAGAGAAGTACCCTTATGTGAGTATCAGTGGTGCAGTTGTCAAGTATCCAGTTGATGCGGGCAATTTGGAAGGGATATTGAACAAAGCTAAAACTGCTTTGAATGCGAGTAAGAAGTCTGGAGGAGGACGCTTAATCAACATATGAGAAGAGTAGCCATAGAATTCGCATATGATGGCACAGACTTTTTTGGCTATCAGCGTCAAACCGATGTGAGAACTGTGCAAGAAGATTTGGAAAAAGCACTCGAACGAATATTCAAAGTACCTATTCAAACATATGCGGCGGGACGTACTGATACGGGTGTTCATGCAAATGGACAAGTTGCAGCGTTTGATTGTCCAAACGATAAAC
It encodes the following:
- a CDS encoding MBL fold metallo-hydrolase produces the protein MVATIINNGGSIRIPKNVEVAYSTPVLLTQNDRKILIDPGDYTSFGFLEEYFENHNINLEDVTDILLTHLHLDHAYATRFFPNATVYIHGAYKAKPYNKFGLFKSKLYLEIINSWKNVVEIDAGMKLFDGKVVVFHTPWHAKEHCSFVIDTENMGKILYTGDIVMNRVEFYDIIRWLRKDDCARFINTIGRKCDYIVFTHDEHVRSDDYFRR
- the rd gene encoding rubredoxin, giving the protein MKYRCTVCGYIYDPEVGDPDSGIEPGTPFENLPDDWTCPVCGVSKDMFEPLED
- the gltX gene encoding glutamate--tRNA ligase, with product MSNNGQVRVRFAPSPTGYLHVGGARTALFNYLFARKTNGKFILRIEDTDLERSEKVFEEQLINALRWLGLDWDEGPDIGGPYGPYRQSERTELYHYYAQELIKQGKAYEVYAYPEEIEQLREKLLAEGKAPHYTREMLEPYNTAERKREYEEKGLRPAIYFSMPRKDYVINDVVKGEVVFKAGSVGDFALLRSNGMPTYNYACVIDDGLMKITHVLRGDDHLSNTVKQVALYEALGWPVPVFGHVSMILGPDGSKLSKRHGATSVEEFKARGYLPEALVNFLALLGWSHPEGKEILTKEELISSFSLERLVKNPAIFNPDKLRWMNSEHIRMKDTKELVKLAKMFINRDVDEAYLEKVIVAVKDRIEELSQLPELTDFFFERPNVSVEKTPEAVETYKALLEELQKVEVWNKENIYASFKTAMKNAKLKGKDFYMTLRLILTGKNEGPELIDILEILGKEEVIARIQNYLNA
- the cysS gene encoding cysteine--tRNA ligase, with product MKKVYITDTLTKEKVPLEPVEPGIVKMYVCGPTVYNYIHIGNARPMVVFDAFRRFLEFIGYKVIMVQNFTDIDDKIINEAREWGVDWKTVADTFIAEYFHDAHSLGVRAANFHPRTTDFVDDIVNAVQRIIENGYGYVAANGDVYFSVRKLTDYGKLSGKNPDDLRAGARVDVNELKRDPLDFVLWKSAKPGEPTWDSPWCLGRPGWHIECSVMSQKLLGDMFDIHGGGEDLIFPHHEDEIAQSEALTGKPPAKYWMHNGMIIVRGDKMSKSLGNTFLVREAVKKYGKDGVKLFLLSKHYRSPIEFSDEVLEDNSKAAQRVLAALNRFREKYPYPLVPKEDAEMKELVQRFVEALSDDFNTPVALSIIFDVVRELNKAMDNGDDGRALRMYHLIKRVFGPVLGVFDTESEKKAPTSAVSSNFETLIRSLVEVRNEFRKSKQFDFADRIRNVLAESGIKLYDTPEGTKYEIVEKEEK
- a CDS encoding proline--tRNA ligase, producing MRYSQFYAPTLKEAPADSEVPSQELLIRGGFIRKIAAGIYSYLPLGRRVLLKIERIVREEMDKIGANEILMPIIQPAELWKQSGRWDDYGPEMMKLKDRHDREFTLGPTHEELVTFLVQNELNSYRQLPITLYQIANKYRDEIRPRFGVLRAREFIMKDGYSFHDSWESLDETYRAHREAYSNIMERIGLKYAIVEASSGAIGGSESHEFVAFANTGESNILYCDCGYAGNDERVPYVGEVVYENEEEKPIEKVYTPNVRTVEDVANFLNVPVRKIVKTLIYKGRNGYYMALVPGDRELNEEKLKAFVNDQSLTFATPDEIFRDFGVPIGFLGPVGVKGIKIIADNQVKGMKNFVVGGMEKDYHYVNVNVGRDFVPDEWTDLVVAIAGDPCPVCGKPLNMKKGIELGHIFKLGTKYSEAMGTKYMDRDGQLKPFIMGCYGWGISRTMGAIVEQLHDDKGIIWPISVAPFTTIITPVSNNENLMKFATELYNYLIERNEEVLFDDRNVSPGVKFSDADLIGIPFRITAGKALNEGFVEIKWRTGHQFRIEADFEKIYRFLQESKEKYNPHERA
- a CDS encoding RtcB family protein, producing MSIPGVEKEGKYIYRIKKTGNMRVDAIVLADYETIDEEAIEQLKNVATLPGIVKAAYAMPDIHWGYGFPIGGVAAFDLEDGIISPGGVGFDINCGVRMLVVDGNSDIVKKNLESLIKRIYESVPVGVGETSDLRFSKNDFKKIVEQGVRKVIEMGYGTEEDLLRIEDRGTLEDCDFSDVSEEAYERGKDELGTLGAGNHFIEIQLVEEVYDEEIASVFGIKKGDITILIHTGSRGFGHQIATDYIKYMRDNLKDHNKNLPDKQLINAPFKSEWGQAYYSAMNCAANYAFANRQIITHMIRKAFKSVVGMNVRLVYDVAHNIAKVEEYEIDGRKRKVIVHRKGATRAFGPGNAALPEIFKKTGQPVIIPGSMGTASYILVGTKKAEEMTFGSTAHGAGRALGRREATRELTVNHVLKELESKGIKIMAKSKKGIVEEAPEAYKNVDKVVQIVDELGISLKIAKCIPLGVVKG
- a CDS encoding MFS transporter, which produces MSQESGKFKFHKNKNEFFLTLEGVFSSFYFVLTQTAIFTAVAIYFGLNEVWLGLAASFPMAFQIFQLFAPAVIEKFSSKKMLLAFFNSGRFLWVVLLPFLFVEQRSPKLFIAVFALSQIFAAFAGNIWVSMISDMIPEERRGKYLGLRNFFVSLSTLLVFYLFSVINDNVKIPFNFLLIITATLLGSFLSLLTLMPLEERRATKTGTVNDLKLVLADKNFMKLSKAYFAWNFVVLLAAPFFPYHQLHNLKLPMTYISYASITASVLSMVFYTIWGKLSDEFGHKSVLIAGLSIVSITPAIWILMNERDWILALALDAVLSGVGWAAVNLAFITLPMETASSNSPMYFAVFSALGGLGGMIGSLVGGPLASFFNSFDFYIGDFHIYGLQIFFIMESALRYSVIPLFAKISSRKYVSLPTLFTNVLSILSGRHVVRIHEGNRSDVIIGRKRISRWW
- a CDS encoding type III PLP-dependent enzyme, encoding MEQLRQIAEIYGTPVLVMDLNVIKQNYMNLVNNIRNCKVYYAVKANSHVEIVKLLRDLGSHFDVASRGEIEKLLSLGVEPYRMSFGNTIKKLEDIKFAYDHGIRMFAVDSEMELEKIAMVAPGSDIYVRISTNGMEDDADWPLTRKFGTSVSHAIELVKYAKTLGLNPIGLSFHVGSQNYNPENWRTAIREASVVFEEAKEFGINLSMINTGGGMPVKYVRDIPTVKQIAKVINEAVEEYLGDNITVIVEPGRSMVGNAGIMITKVILRSKKGEENWLYLDAGVFHGLTETIQNIRYRITVDGKEDEELDTFVLAGPTCDSVDVMYYDAQLPKSTTLGDIVYFHTAGAYTTEYGTNFNGIDSPKIVFVNGILSDEEYEVKIPEIVEVESENSED